Proteins encoded together in one Pseudomonas sp. ADAK13 window:
- a CDS encoding ExbD/TolR family protein: MKFRRKQRENVDINLASLIDVVFILLLFFVVTTTFTRETQLRVDLPEAVSGSPAEDQQAKQLDIAISADGVFSVNNQLLEKNDLASLMEALQKESGGDTSLPLSISADGNTKHQAVITAMDAAGKLGFSHLRMTTVEAASQP; the protein is encoded by the coding sequence GTGAAATTTCGCCGCAAGCAACGGGAAAACGTTGATATCAACCTGGCGTCATTGATCGACGTCGTGTTTATCCTGCTGCTGTTTTTTGTCGTCACCACCACCTTTACCCGGGAAACCCAGCTGCGGGTCGACCTGCCGGAAGCCGTCAGCGGCTCGCCGGCGGAAGACCAACAGGCCAAGCAACTGGACATCGCCATCAGTGCCGACGGCGTGTTCTCGGTGAATAACCAGCTGCTGGAGAAAAACGACCTGGCCAGCCTGATGGAGGCACTGCAGAAAGAGTCGGGTGGCGATACCAGCCTGCCACTTTCCATCAGTGCCGATGGCAACACCAAGCACCAGGCCGTGATCACTGCGATGGACGCTGCCGGCAAGCTCGGCTTCAGCCATTTGCGCATGACCACCGTCGAGGCGGCGAGCCAACCCTGA
- a CDS encoding MotA/TolQ/ExbB proton channel family protein — MWELVKSGGWMMLPIILSSIAALGIIAERLWTLRASRVTPDHLLGQVWGWIKNKQLDKAKLKELRANSPLGEILAAGLANSKHGREIMKECIEEAAARVIHELERYINALGTIAAMAPLLGLLGTVLGMIDIFSSFMGSGMTTNAAVLAGGISKALITTAAGLMVGIPSVFFHRFLQRRIDELVVGMEQEAIKLVEVVQGDRDVDLVEGNA, encoded by the coding sequence GTGTGGGAATTGGTCAAATCCGGCGGCTGGATGATGTTGCCGATCATTTTGAGTTCCATCGCCGCACTCGGCATCATCGCCGAACGCCTGTGGACCCTGCGTGCCAGCCGTGTAACACCTGACCACCTGCTGGGCCAGGTCTGGGGCTGGATCAAGAACAAGCAGCTCGACAAGGCAAAACTCAAGGAGCTGCGGGCCAACTCACCCCTGGGTGAAATCCTCGCCGCCGGCCTTGCCAACTCCAAGCATGGTCGCGAGATCATGAAGGAATGCATTGAAGAGGCCGCCGCCCGGGTCATCCATGAACTGGAGCGCTATATCAATGCCCTGGGCACCATCGCCGCCATGGCGCCCTTGCTCGGTCTGCTCGGCACGGTGCTGGGCATGATCGATATTTTCAGCTCCTTCATGGGCTCGGGCATGACCACCAACGCCGCAGTGCTGGCCGGTGGTATTTCCAAGGCCCTGATCACCACGGCGGCGGGCCTGATGGTTGGTATTCCTTCGGTGTTCTTCCACCGGTTCCTGCAACGGCGCATCGACGAACTGGTGGTGGGCATGGAACAGGAAGCCATCAAGCTGGTGGAGGTGGTGCAGGGCGACCGTGATGTGGACCTGGTTGAGGGCAACGCGTGA
- a CDS encoding DNA internalization-related competence protein ComEC/Rec2, with protein sequence MFALALGLLALRFLPALPSSGWLLLIPVLALMLLPFRTYPLAFFLLGLGWACLSAQWALDDRLAPRLDGQTRWLEGRVTGLPQQTADGVRFELTDSRSRKDLLPKRIRVSWRGGPPVQSGERWRLAVTLKRPSGLLNTEGFDYEAWLLTQRIGATGSVKDGQRLAPARHAWRDGIRQRLLAVDAQGREAGLAALVLGDGSGLAAEDWRVLQDTGTVHLLVISGQHIGLLAGLIYGLVAGLARYGCWPKPLPWLPWACGLGFAAALGYGLLAGFEVPVQRACVMVGLVLLWRLRFRHLGIWWPLLLALNAVLVLEPLASLQPGFWLSFAAVAVLILAFSGRLGPWSAWQAWTRAQWLIAIGLFPLLLVLGLPISLSGPLANLVAVPWISLVVLPLALLGTALLPLPYIGEGLLWLAGGTLDWLFNALALLAQYVPAWLPAQVPVGLWLVSVLGAVLLLLPKGVPFRLLGWPMLLLAVFPPRETVPHGRVEVVQLDVGQGLSIILRTRNHVLLYDAGPRSGEFDLGARVVLPALRKLGVTGLDLMLLSHADADHAGGALAVAQGLPIKRVVGGETERLPAALGTQACVSGEQWEWDGVTFELWQWPDATDGNQMSCVLRVQANGERLLLTGDIDREAERALLATPLGAPVDWLQAPHHGSRSSSSGPFLQRLAPKAVLISRGRSNAFGHPHPQVLERYQAVGAAIYDSAEQGALRLQLGSFQPPVAARSQRRFWREHLPQNSVTKDRPLRQDALGQASPSTGPLW encoded by the coding sequence ATGTTCGCACTGGCGTTGGGGCTGCTCGCCTTGCGCTTTTTACCCGCGTTGCCGTCCAGCGGCTGGTTGCTGTTGATACCGGTGCTGGCCCTGATGCTGTTGCCTTTTCGCACCTATCCGCTGGCGTTTTTCCTGCTCGGGTTGGGCTGGGCGTGCCTCAGTGCGCAGTGGGCACTGGATGACCGGCTGGCGCCGCGTCTGGATGGCCAGACCCGTTGGCTGGAAGGGCGTGTGACCGGGCTGCCGCAGCAGACGGCTGACGGTGTGCGCTTCGAACTGACCGACAGCCGGTCACGCAAGGACCTGCTGCCCAAGCGTATTCGGGTGTCGTGGCGCGGCGGGCCGCCGGTTCAGAGCGGCGAGCGCTGGCGGCTGGCCGTCACCCTCAAACGTCCTTCCGGCTTGCTCAATACCGAGGGCTTTGACTATGAAGCCTGGCTGCTGACCCAGCGGATCGGCGCCACCGGCTCGGTCAAGGACGGCCAGCGGCTGGCGCCTGCGCGACATGCCTGGCGCGACGGGATTCGCCAGCGGCTGCTGGCGGTGGATGCCCAGGGGCGAGAGGCGGGCCTGGCAGCGTTGGTGCTTGGGGATGGTTCAGGCTTGGCCGCCGAGGATTGGCGGGTTCTGCAAGACACCGGCACCGTTCATCTATTGGTGATTTCCGGCCAGCATATCGGCCTGCTGGCGGGGTTGATCTATGGCCTGGTCGCCGGTCTGGCGCGCTACGGGTGTTGGCCGAAACCCTTGCCGTGGCTGCCCTGGGCCTGCGGGCTGGGGTTCGCCGCCGCGCTGGGCTACGGCTTGCTGGCGGGCTTCGAGGTGCCGGTGCAAAGGGCTTGCGTGATGGTGGGATTGGTCCTGCTGTGGCGGCTGAGGTTTCGCCACCTGGGGATCTGGTGGCCGCTGCTCTTGGCGCTGAACGCAGTGCTGGTCCTCGAACCGCTGGCGAGCCTGCAACCGGGGTTCTGGCTGTCTTTTGCGGCCGTCGCGGTGCTGATCCTGGCGTTCAGCGGTCGACTGGGCCCCTGGAGTGCCTGGCAGGCCTGGACCCGTGCCCAATGGTTGATTGCCATCGGTCTGTTTCCGCTGCTGCTGGTGCTCGGCCTGCCCATCAGCCTGAGCGGGCCGCTGGCCAATCTGGTGGCGGTGCCGTGGATCAGCCTGGTGGTATTGCCCCTGGCGCTGCTGGGGACGGCGTTATTGCCGTTGCCTTATATAGGTGAGGGTTTGTTGTGGCTGGCGGGCGGCACGCTGGATTGGCTGTTCAACGCCCTGGCGCTGCTGGCGCAGTACGTGCCGGCCTGGCTCCCGGCCCAGGTCCCCGTGGGGTTATGGCTGGTCAGCGTGTTGGGGGCAGTCCTGTTATTGCTACCCAAGGGCGTCCCGTTTCGACTGTTGGGCTGGCCGATGTTGCTGCTGGCGGTGTTTCCACCTCGGGAAACGGTACCTCACGGGCGGGTCGAGGTGGTGCAACTGGATGTCGGCCAAGGGTTGTCGATCATCCTGCGTACCCGCAACCACGTGCTGCTGTATGACGCCGGGCCACGGTCCGGCGAGTTCGATCTCGGCGCTCGTGTCGTACTGCCCGCGTTGCGCAAGCTGGGTGTCACCGGGCTGGACCTGATGCTGCTCAGTCACGCCGACGCCGATCATGCCGGTGGTGCGTTGGCTGTCGCCCAAGGGCTGCCGATCAAGCGTGTGGTGGGCGGTGAGACCGAGCGGCTACCGGCGGCGCTCGGTACTCAAGCGTGTGTCAGCGGCGAGCAATGGGAATGGGATGGCGTGACGTTCGAATTGTGGCAATGGCCTGATGCGACGGACGGTAACCAGATGTCCTGTGTGTTGCGGGTGCAGGCCAATGGCGAGCGGTTGTTGCTGACCGGGGATATTGACCGGGAAGCCGAGCGGGCATTACTGGCCACGCCTTTGGGCGCCCCTGTCGATTGGTTGCAGGCGCCCCACCATGGCAGTCGCAGTTCGTCGTCGGGGCCATTTCTACAGCGCCTCGCGCCCAAGGCCGTTTTGATTTCACGGGGTCGCAGCAATGCCTTTGGCCACCCCCATCCTCAAGTGCTGGAGCGTTACCAGGCGGTGGGCGCTGCGATTTACGACAGTGCCGAACAAGGCGCGCTTCGCCTGCAACTGGGCTCCTTCCAGCCGCCCGTGGCCGCGCGCAGCCAGCGGCGTTTCTGGCGTGAGCACCTGCCGCAAAACAGCGTTACCAAAGACCGGCCCCTGCGACAGGATGCGCTGGGGCAGGCCAGCCCTTCCACCGGACCCTTATGGTAA
- a CDS encoding DUF2062 domain-containing protein, with product MPRRLFKRYMPDPTSIREHKSLRFLGKLLHDPNLWHLNRHSVARAMAVGLFAAFIPIPLQMLLAAVLAISVRGNMPIAVSLVWLTNPLTMPPVFFCTYMTGAWLMNVPPRSLPDELTWEWISGQLSTLWQPFLLGSVVLGLVMAALGYCLTMGYWRWWVARQWKRRKQRRL from the coding sequence ATGCCACGGCGCTTATTCAAACGGTACATGCCCGATCCGACCAGCATTCGGGAACACAAGTCCTTACGCTTTCTCGGCAAATTGCTGCATGACCCGAACCTCTGGCACCTCAATCGGCATTCGGTCGCGCGGGCCATGGCGGTGGGCCTGTTCGCGGCATTTATCCCTATTCCCTTGCAGATGCTGCTGGCCGCGGTCCTCGCCATCAGCGTGCGCGGCAACATGCCGATTGCCGTCAGCCTGGTCTGGCTGACCAACCCGCTGACCATGCCGCCGGTGTTCTTCTGCACCTACATGACCGGCGCCTGGCTGATGAACGTGCCCCCCCGCAGCCTGCCCGATGAGTTGACCTGGGAATGGATCAGCGGGCAGTTGTCGACGCTCTGGCAACCCTTCCTGCTGGGCTCGGTGGTATTGGGGCTGGTGATGGCGGCGCTGGGGTATTGCCTGACCATGGGCTACTGGCGCTGGTGGGTGGCCCGCCAGTGGAAACGACGCAAACAGCGCAGGCTGTAG
- a CDS encoding sensor histidine kinase — MTGFKAMLKRLPGKHSLFWKLACLLIAFCLLMIWLSWSWGRYMEEQNAFLSSEARATLSGYAAGAELAWNQGGNAGVDEWLHTMGQRERTWVGVIGNDLQSLSSYPLTDKESQRLTFLRGLDWPVSRHAKGLPWLKIPFPLDPGAGSLVIELPRRFMPGQHQLFWRIVTNGVIPGLFTLLLCIGLYRLLIMPLNHLREQANAWRADQLSTRLSRDTTSRQDELGELGRAFDQMSERLQGTVALQQQLLRDLSHELRTPLSRLRVASDSEQDLTQLRERLGREIDGMQRLVEDTLQLAWLDTERAPLPKEDIQVQALWDMLRENACFESGWSPSRLQCELGADCWVRGHLNLLAQALENILRNAIRHSPQNGTVQLGGEREGDEWHLWLEDQGGGIDELELERIFAPFIRLDGSRPGDGGFGLGLSIARNAVQRQDGSLWAENTGQGLRVHMRLLAR; from the coding sequence ATGACGGGCTTTAAGGCCATGCTCAAACGGCTGCCGGGCAAGCACTCGTTATTCTGGAAACTGGCCTGCCTGCTGATTGCCTTCTGCTTGCTGATGATCTGGCTCAGTTGGTCCTGGGGCCGGTACATGGAAGAGCAGAATGCCTTTCTGTCCAGCGAGGCCCGCGCCACCCTGAGCGGTTATGCGGCCGGCGCGGAACTGGCCTGGAACCAGGGCGGCAACGCCGGGGTAGACGAGTGGCTGCACACCATGGGCCAGCGCGAGCGTACGTGGGTGGGGGTCATTGGCAACGATCTGCAATCCCTGAGCAGCTACCCGCTGACGGACAAGGAAAGCCAGCGCCTGACCTTCCTGCGTGGCCTGGACTGGCCCGTCAGCCGGCATGCCAAGGGCCTGCCATGGTTGAAAATCCCGTTCCCCCTCGACCCGGGTGCGGGGTCTCTGGTGATCGAGTTGCCAAGGCGTTTTATGCCCGGGCAACACCAGTTGTTCTGGCGAATCGTGACCAATGGCGTGATTCCCGGGTTGTTCACCCTGTTGTTGTGCATTGGCCTTTACCGGTTGTTGATCATGCCCCTCAACCACCTGCGCGAGCAGGCCAACGCCTGGCGCGCTGATCAACTGAGTACCCGGCTTTCCCGCGACACCACCAGCCGCCAGGATGAACTGGGGGAGTTGGGTCGCGCGTTTGACCAGATGTCTGAACGCCTGCAAGGCACCGTGGCGCTCCAGCAGCAACTGCTGCGGGATCTGTCCCACGAGTTGCGCACGCCGTTGAGTCGCTTGCGCGTGGCCAGCGACAGCGAGCAGGACCTGACCCAACTGCGCGAGCGCCTGGGAAGGGAAATCGACGGCATGCAGCGGCTGGTGGAAGACACCCTTCAACTGGCGTGGCTCGACACTGAACGCGCGCCGCTGCCCAAGGAAGACATCCAGGTGCAGGCGCTGTGGGACATGCTTCGGGAAAACGCCTGTTTTGAAAGTGGCTGGTCGCCCTCACGCTTGCAGTGCGAGCTTGGTGCTGACTGCTGGGTACGTGGCCATCTGAACCTGCTGGCCCAGGCCCTGGAAAATATCCTGCGCAATGCTATCCGCCATTCCCCGCAAAACGGCACGGTGCAGTTGGGCGGCGAGCGCGAGGGCGATGAGTGGCACTTGTGGCTGGAGGACCAGGGCGGCGGGATTGATGAGTTGGAGCTGGAGCGGATCTTTGCGCCGTTCATCCGGCTGGACGGTTCACGTCCCGGTGACGGCGGCTTTGGCCTGGGCTTGAGCATTGCGCGCAACGCCGTGCAGCGTCAGGACGGCAGCCTGTGGGCGGAAAACACCGGGCAGGGATTGCGCGTGCATATGCGCTTGCTCGCCCGCTGA
- a CDS encoding response regulator transcription factor encodes MNPAAVGLPSILAIEDDPVLGAYVHEQLGRCGFRVTWCQNGQQGLQMARDQSFDVVLMDILLPGMDGLSVLTHLRRSHSIPVILMSALGAEADRISGFRLGADDYLPKPFSMAELRVRIEAILRRVALDRRPLPALAAVRGDARSLRFDDELFDVFHRDQWAGLTRSEYRLLETLHRNSEEVLSKAFLYQHVFQRGYAPHDRSLDMHISQIRRKLKAIGYSEREVRTVWGKGYVLSGHDDGL; translated from the coding sequence ATGAATCCCGCAGCAGTTGGCTTACCCAGTATCCTGGCGATTGAAGATGATCCTGTGCTTGGCGCCTATGTCCATGAACAACTGGGCCGCTGTGGCTTCCGGGTGACCTGGTGCCAGAATGGCCAGCAGGGCCTGCAAATGGCCCGTGATCAGAGCTTCGACGTGGTGTTGATGGACATCCTGTTGCCGGGCATGGACGGCCTGTCGGTGCTCACGCATTTGCGCCGGAGCCATTCGATCCCGGTGATCCTGATGTCGGCCCTGGGCGCCGAAGCCGACCGCATCAGCGGCTTTCGCCTGGGGGCGGATGATTACCTGCCCAAGCCGTTCAGCATGGCCGAGTTGCGGGTGCGCATCGAGGCGATCCTGCGCCGGGTCGCCCTGGACCGGCGGCCACTGCCAGCGCTGGCGGCGGTGCGCGGCGATGCCCGCAGCCTGCGTTTCGATGATGAGCTGTTTGACGTCTTTCACCGGGACCAATGGGCCGGGCTGACCCGCAGCGAATATCGCCTGCTGGAAACCCTGCACCGCAACAGTGAGGAAGTTCTCAGCAAGGCCTTCCTTTACCAGCACGTATTTCAGCGTGGCTATGCGCCCCATGACCGCAGCCTGGACATGCACATCAGCCAGATACGTCGCAAGCTCAAGGCCATCGGCTACAGCGAGCGGGAAGTACGCACGGTGTGGGGCAAGGGCTATGTGTTGAGCGGTCACGATGACGGGCTTTAA
- a CDS encoding response regulator — protein sequence MLRRMGIKGRVLLLTLLPTSLMALLLGGYFTWMQLSELQSQLLQRGEMIAEQLAPLVAPALSTKNTDLLERIATQSLEQTDVRAVSFLGPDRTPLAHAGPTMLNQPPIGNSSHLLQRTGNDATRYLLPVFGRHRNLAGDLIPDESDRLLGWVELELSHNGMLLRGYRSLFASLLLIAIGLICTAALALRISRTINAPIGLIKQAVAQLKDGNLETRLPPLGSQELDHLASGINRMAETLQNAQEELQHSIDQATEDVRQNLETIEIQNIELDLARKEALEASRIKSEFLANMSHEIRTPLNGILGFTHLLQKSELSPRQLDYLGTIEKSADNLLGIINEILDFSKIEAGKLVLDSIPFNLRDLLQDTLTILAPAAHAKQLELVSLVYRDTPLSLVGDPLRLKQILTNLVSNAIKFTREGTIVARAMLEDEQEDSVQLRISVQDTGIGLSNQDVRALFQAFSQADNSLSRQPGGTGLGLVISKRLIEQMGGEIGVDSTPGEGSEFWISLNLPKTRDDIEDLPSAPLLGRRVAVLENHELARQALQHQLEDCGLEVTPFNSLESLTNGITSAHQTEQAIDLAVLGITANDIPPERLNQHLWDLEHLGCKVLVLCPTTEQLLFNQSVPNPNSQLQAKPACTRKLRRALADLISPRPLRSEPGEPLSSRAPRVLCVDDNPANLLLVQTLLEDMGAKVQAVESGYSAIEAVKQEAFDLVLMDVQMPGMDGRQSTEAIRTWESERHGTPLPIVALTAHAMANEKRALLQSGMDDYLTKPISERQLAQVVLKWTGLALRNQGPERGAESFGQATQLPVLDHEEGLRLAAGKADLAADMLAMLLASLEADREAIRIARDANDRNALIERVHRLHGATRYCGVPQLRAACQRAETLLKQDDAKAMPALDELDMAIARLASEARVSA from the coding sequence GTGCTTAGAAGAATGGGGATAAAGGGCCGCGTACTGTTGCTGACCTTATTGCCTACCAGCCTGATGGCGTTACTGCTGGGCGGGTATTTCACCTGGATGCAACTGTCGGAGCTGCAGTCGCAGTTGCTGCAACGTGGCGAGATGATCGCCGAGCAACTGGCGCCGCTGGTGGCCCCGGCCCTGAGTACCAAAAACACCGACCTGCTGGAACGCATCGCCACCCAGTCCCTGGAGCAAACCGACGTGCGCGCCGTGTCGTTCCTGGGGCCCGACCGCACGCCACTGGCCCATGCCGGCCCGACCATGCTCAATCAGCCGCCCATCGGCAACAGTTCGCACCTGTTGCAGCGCACCGGCAATGACGCGACGCGTTACCTGCTGCCGGTGTTCGGTCGCCATCGCAACCTCGCCGGTGACCTGATCCCCGACGAGTCCGACCGCCTGCTGGGCTGGGTCGAGCTGGAGCTTTCCCACAATGGCATGTTGCTGCGCGGCTACCGCAGCCTGTTCGCCAGCCTGCTGCTGATCGCCATCGGGCTGATTTGCACTGCGGCGCTGGCGTTGCGTATCAGCCGTACGATCAACGCACCGATCGGCCTGATCAAGCAGGCCGTGGCACAGCTCAAGGACGGCAACCTGGAAACCCGCTTGCCGCCCCTGGGCAGCCAGGAACTGGACCACCTGGCCTCGGGCATCAACCGCATGGCCGAGACCCTGCAAAACGCCCAGGAAGAATTGCAACACAGCATCGACCAGGCCACCGAAGACGTTCGGCAAAACCTGGAAACCATTGAAATCCAGAACATCGAGCTGGACCTGGCCCGCAAGGAAGCGCTTGAGGCCAGCCGCATCAAGTCGGAGTTCCTGGCCAACATGAGCCATGAGATCCGCACACCGCTGAACGGCATCCTCGGCTTTACCCACTTGTTGCAGAAAAGCGAGCTGTCGCCCCGTCAGCTGGATTACCTGGGCACCATCGAAAAATCCGCTGACAACCTGCTGGGCATCATCAACGAAATCCTCGATTTCTCGAAAATCGAGGCCGGCAAGCTGGTGCTCGACAGCATCCCGTTCAACCTGCGGGACCTGCTGCAAGACACCCTGACCATCCTCGCCCCGGCCGCCCATGCCAAACAGCTGGAGCTGGTGAGCCTGGTCTACCGTGACACGCCGTTGTCGCTGGTGGGCGACCCGCTGCGGCTCAAGCAGATCCTCACTAACCTGGTGAGCAACGCGATCAAGTTCACCCGCGAAGGCACTATCGTTGCCCGCGCCATGCTGGAAGACGAACAGGAAGACAGCGTGCAACTGCGCATCAGCGTGCAGGACACCGGCATCGGCCTGTCGAACCAGGACGTGCGGGCGCTGTTCCAGGCATTCAGCCAGGCGGACAATTCGCTGTCACGGCAACCTGGCGGCACCGGCCTGGGGCTGGTGATTTCCAAGCGCCTGATCGAGCAGATGGGCGGCGAGATTGGCGTCGACAGCACGCCGGGGGAAGGCTCGGAATTCTGGATCAGCCTGAACCTGCCAAAGACCCGTGACGACATCGAAGACCTGCCCTCCGCGCCGCTGCTGGGCCGCCGTGTGGCCGTGCTGGAAAACCACGAACTCGCGCGCCAGGCCCTGCAACACCAGTTGGAAGATTGCGGCCTGGAAGTCACGCCGTTCAACAGCCTGGAGAGCCTGACCAACGGCATCACCAGCGCCCACCAGACCGAACAGGCCATCGACCTCGCGGTTCTGGGCATCACCGCCAACGACATTCCGCCGGAGCGTTTGAACCAACATCTGTGGGACCTCGAACACCTGGGCTGCAAGGTGCTGGTGCTGTGCCCCACCACCGAACAGCTGCTGTTCAACCAGTCGGTGCCCAACCCCAACAGCCAGTTGCAGGCCAAACCTGCCTGCACGCGCAAACTGCGCCGTGCCCTGGCCGACCTGATCAGCCCGCGCCCGTTGCGCAGCGAACCCGGCGAGCCGCTATCCAGTCGCGCGCCGCGGGTGCTGTGTGTCGACGACAACCCGGCCAACCTGCTGCTGGTGCAAACCCTGCTGGAAGACATGGGCGCCAAGGTCCAGGCGGTGGAAAGCGGCTACTCGGCCATCGAAGCGGTGAAACAGGAAGCCTTCGACCTGGTGTTAATGGACGTGCAAATGCCCGGCATGGACGGTCGCCAGAGCACCGAGGCGATTCGCACCTGGGAAAGTGAACGCCACGGCACACCGCTGCCCATCGTCGCGCTGACCGCCCATGCCATGGCCAATGAAAAACGCGCCCTGCTGCAAAGCGGCATGGATGACTACCTGACCAAACCCATCAGCGAACGGCAACTGGCCCAAGTGGTGTTGAAATGGACCGGGCTGGCCCTGCGCAATCAAGGCCCGGAACGCGGCGCCGAGAGTTTCGGGCAGGCCACGCAATTGCCGGTACTGGACCACGAAGAAGGTTTGCGCCTGGCGGCCGGCAAGGCGGATCTGGCGGCGGACATGCTGGCGATGCTGCTGGCTTCGCTGGAGGCCGACCGGGAAGCCATTCGTATCGCCCGCGACGCCAACGACCGCAACGCCCTGATCGAGCGGGTTCACCGCCTGCACGGCGCCACCCGGTATTGCGGCGTGCCACAACTGCGCGCGGCCTGCCAACGGGCCGAGACCCTGCTCAAACAGGACGACGCCAAGGCCATGCCGGCCCTGGATGAGCTGGACATGGCGATTGCCCGGCTGGCCAGCGAGGCGCGGGTCAGCGCGTAA
- a CDS encoding 2-hydroxyacid dehydrogenase, protein MRIILFSSQTYDRESFLAQPLPEGLQLQFQPARLNLDTVALAEHHEVVCAFINDDLSAPVLEQLANGGTRLIALRSAGYNHVDLAAAKRLGLTIVRVPAYSPHAVAEHAVALILALNRRLHRAYNRTRDGDFSLHGLTGFDLVGKTVGVVGTGQIGATFAKIMAGFGCQLLAYDPYPNPQVEALGARYVSLPQLLGESQIISLHCPLTADSKHLINAQSLAHMQPGAMLINTGRGGLVDTPALIDALKDGQLGYLGLDVYEEEAQLFFEDRSDLPLQDDVLARLLTFPNVIITAHQAFLTREALGAIAGTTLANIAAWAGGQAQNLVEG, encoded by the coding sequence ATGCGCATCATCCTCTTCAGCAGCCAGACCTACGACCGCGAGAGCTTTCTCGCCCAACCGTTGCCCGAAGGTCTGCAACTGCAATTCCAACCGGCCCGGCTGAACCTCGACACCGTGGCCCTGGCCGAACACCACGAAGTGGTCTGCGCCTTTATCAATGACGACCTCAGCGCCCCGGTGCTGGAGCAACTGGCCAACGGCGGCACGCGCCTGATCGCCCTGCGCTCGGCCGGCTACAACCATGTCGACCTGGCCGCCGCCAAGCGCCTGGGCCTGACCATCGTGCGGGTGCCGGCCTACTCGCCCCATGCGGTGGCCGAACATGCGGTCGCGCTGATCCTGGCCCTCAACCGCCGCCTGCACCGCGCCTACAACCGCACCCGCGACGGCGACTTCAGCCTGCATGGCCTGACCGGTTTCGACTTGGTGGGCAAGACGGTCGGCGTGGTGGGTACCGGGCAGATCGGCGCCACGTTCGCCAAGATCATGGCCGGGTTCGGCTGCCAGTTGCTGGCGTACGACCCCTACCCCAACCCGCAGGTCGAGGCCCTCGGTGCGCGCTATGTGAGCCTGCCGCAGTTGCTCGGCGAGTCACAGATCATCAGCCTGCATTGCCCGCTGACGGCGGACAGCAAACATTTGATCAACGCCCAAAGCCTGGCCCATATGCAGCCCGGCGCAATGCTGATCAACACCGGGCGCGGCGGTTTGGTGGACACCCCGGCGCTGATCGACGCGCTTAAGGACGGCCAACTCGGCTATTTGGGGCTGGATGTGTACGAAGAAGAGGCCCAGCTGTTTTTCGAAGACCGCTCGGACTTGCCCCTGCAAGACGACGTACTGGCACGCCTGCTGACCTTCCCCAACGTAATCATCACCGCGCACCAGGCCTTCCTGACCCGCGAGGCGCTGGGAGCGATTGCCGGCACCACCCTGGCCAACATTGCGGCGTGGGCCGGCGGGCAGGCGCAAAACCTCGTCGAAGGATGA
- a CDS encoding META domain-containing protein gives MKAVLMLAVLGAGLAGCASDEVKLKQDHSYVVEWIGERPLMDYAHLTVTLGADGRAYGNGGCNHWFAPYTLDGDKLSFGKVGSTRKLCAEALMEQEHRFFQALQGVQRWDISPIEQTRFWPADGKPLRLWLEEG, from the coding sequence ATGAAAGCCGTGCTGATGCTGGCCGTGCTGGGCGCAGGCCTTGCGGGCTGCGCCAGCGATGAGGTCAAGCTCAAGCAGGATCACAGCTACGTGGTGGAATGGATCGGTGAGCGGCCGCTGATGGATTACGCGCACTTGACCGTAACCCTCGGCGCCGATGGCCGGGCTTACGGCAACGGCGGCTGCAACCACTGGTTTGCACCCTACACCCTGGACGGCGACAAGCTGAGCTTCGGCAAGGTCGGCAGCACCCGCAAACTCTGCGCCGAGGCGTTGATGGAGCAGGAACACCGTTTCTTCCAGGCCCTGCAGGGCGTACAGCGCTGGGACATCTCGCCGATCGAACAGACCCGTTTCTGGCCGGCGGACGGCAAGCCGTTGCGGTTGTGGCTGGAAGAAGGCTGA
- a CDS encoding TlpA disulfide reductase family protein, translated as MTRRLLGALAIIGTLLLSGCGNDYGVDQYGQKVAAERLDKQWLVVNYWAEWCGPCRTEIPELNALAEQLKGQSVGVFGVNFDNAQGEELKSASEKLGIKFTVLAQNPDEIFDIPRSEALPVTYIIDDKGKVREQLMGEQTAEGVLAKLKALRG; from the coding sequence ATGACGAGGCGACTGTTAGGCGCATTGGCAATCATCGGCACACTGCTGCTCAGCGGCTGTGGCAATGATTATGGCGTTGACCAATACGGTCAGAAAGTGGCCGCCGAGCGCCTGGACAAGCAATGGCTGGTGGTTAACTACTGGGCGGAGTGGTGTGGCCCGTGCCGTACCGAAATCCCTGAACTCAACGCCTTGGCCGAACAGCTCAAGGGCCAGTCGGTGGGGGTGTTCGGCGTGAACTTCGACAACGCCCAGGGTGAAGAGCTCAAAAGCGCCAGCGAGAAACTGGGCATCAAGTTCACCGTACTGGCGCAGAACCCGGACGAAATCTTCGATATTCCTCGCAGCGAAGCCTTGCCGGTGACCTACATCATCGATGACAAGGGCAAGGTGCGCGAACAACTGATGGGTGAGCAGACGGCCGAGGGTGTGTTGGCCAAGCTCAAGGCGCTGCGCGGTTAA